The following are encoded in a window of Geobacter metallireducens GS-15 genomic DNA:
- a CDS encoding two-component system sensor histidine kinase NtrB, translating to MIFKSLTTRVIVTLVGLLSVGIGTFTYFNLKREKDQLVKATRENAYLLLDTIERSIYKSMSVGDTQDVQVMLQMVGHSHSKLIGVRIFHPQGIVLKSSRPEEVGMPVPEGDYQLFINNRKEGVYSSDAFGEVLGVIKPIYNDVLCQRCHGTKKRLIGVLNVNYSQVETNRRILEATRLSLVSTGAVILFCAAAISLVIVRFVRQPLNNLIDSMARVEEGDLSVRITPVAEDEIGRLIVSFDSMVGKLDKAKRELEEYHFQQMERADRLASVGEMAAGIAHEIKNPLAGISAAMTIIRQDFSDEDPRKEIIGEVVEQVSRLDKTVNDLLFFGKPTPPEPTYADVNAILRKTLLFALQHKGGKNIAKSLDLADGLPEIFVDPKQVQQVFLNLILNAIQAMQADGGTLTVGSSLVDLDGKGWVRTTIADTGPGIPEPIIGKIFTPFFTTKAQGTGLGLAICHKLITQHGGTLSVTSEDGKGTVFTIDLPVAAYEEGAPEEEA from the coding sequence TTGATCTTCAAAAGCCTGACAACGAGAGTTATCGTAACCCTGGTCGGCCTCCTTTCCGTGGGAATCGGCACCTTTACCTACTTCAACCTCAAACGGGAAAAAGACCAGCTTGTCAAGGCAACCCGCGAGAATGCCTACCTCCTTCTCGACACTATCGAGCGCAGCATCTACAAGTCCATGAGCGTTGGTGACACCCAGGATGTGCAGGTCATGCTGCAGATGGTGGGCCATAGCCACAGCAAACTCATCGGCGTCAGGATATTTCATCCCCAGGGAATCGTCCTCAAGTCGTCCCGGCCCGAGGAGGTGGGGATGCCGGTGCCCGAGGGGGATTACCAACTCTTTATCAACAACCGCAAGGAAGGTGTCTACTCCAGCGACGCCTTCGGTGAGGTCCTCGGGGTTATCAAGCCGATCTACAACGATGTGCTGTGCCAACGGTGCCACGGCACCAAAAAGCGGCTTATCGGGGTTCTCAACGTCAACTACTCCCAGGTCGAGACCAACCGCCGGATTCTTGAGGCAACGCGGCTTTCCCTCGTCTCCACCGGTGCGGTCATTCTCTTCTGCGCGGCAGCCATCTCCCTCGTCATCGTCCGATTTGTCCGGCAACCCTTGAACAACCTCATCGACAGCATGGCGCGGGTGGAGGAGGGAGACCTTTCCGTCCGCATAACCCCTGTGGCCGAGGACGAGATCGGCCGGCTCATCGTGAGTTTCGACTCCATGGTCGGCAAGCTCGACAAGGCGAAGAGGGAACTGGAAGAGTACCACTTCCAGCAGATGGAACGGGCCGATCGTCTGGCCTCGGTGGGGGAAATGGCCGCGGGGATCGCTCACGAAATCAAGAACCCCCTGGCCGGCATCTCGGCGGCCATGACCATCATCCGTCAGGATTTTTCCGACGAAGATCCCCGCAAGGAGATCATCGGAGAAGTGGTCGAGCAGGTGAGCCGGCTCGACAAGACGGTGAACGATCTCCTGTTCTTCGGCAAGCCGACCCCCCCCGAACCGACCTATGCCGACGTGAACGCGATCCTGCGGAAAACCCTCCTCTTCGCCCTGCAGCACAAGGGGGGAAAGAATATCGCCAAGAGCCTGGATCTTGCCGACGGCCTTCCGGAAATCTTCGTGGACCCGAAGCAGGTGCAGCAGGTTTTCCTGAATCTGATCCTTAACGCCATCCAGGCCATGCAGGCCGACGGGGGGACCCTCACCGTGGGGAGTTCCCTGGTGGACCTTGACGGCAAGGGGTGGGTGCGCACCACCATTGCCGACACTGGCCCCGGCATCCCGGAGCCGATCATCGGCAAAATCTTTACCCCCTTCTTCACCACCAAGGCACAAGGGACGGGGCTTGGACTCGCCATCTGCCACAAGCTCATTACCCAGCATGGCGGTACCCTTTCCGTGACCAGCGAAGACGGCAAAGGAACGGTGTTCACCATCGATCTGCCGGTGGCGGCATACGAAGAGGGTGCGCCGGAAGAAGAGGCATAG
- a CDS encoding sigma-54-dependent transcriptional regulator — protein MRKTKILVVDDEHLIRWSLEQNLKKQGYEVVSAGNGEDALRLVRDEQPDLVLLDIQLPGISGLDVLEKIKEHDEEIIVIMVTAHGALETAVHAMRLGAFDYINKPFNLDEMAIVIRKALETSDLRREVQRLRGEQAKKFGTPDIIGASRHMKNVLDMMEKVAKSDASTVLVQGESGTGKELVAKWIHYKSARAERPFVAINCAAVPATLLESELFGHEKGAFTDAKAMKKGLFELADGGTVFLDEIGDMELGMQAKLLRFLEERTFRRIGGTKSFSVDVRIISATNRDLIKAIEEKSFRNDLYYRLQVIPIYLPPLRERREDILTLTSHFIELFNAEFNKHVTGISKMAEKLLLDYTWPGNIRELKNVIERAIILGNDETLLLEHLPLEIVAKASSQSVGLTTFKLPPEGIDIEEVEKELIRQALEISDWNQSKAARKLNLGIDAFRYRMKKFGYLK, from the coding sequence GTGAGAAAGACGAAGATTCTGGTTGTCGACGACGAGCACCTTATCCGCTGGTCCCTGGAGCAGAATCTGAAAAAACAGGGATACGAGGTGGTTTCGGCCGGCAACGGCGAGGATGCCCTGCGGCTCGTCCGGGATGAACAACCGGACCTGGTGCTGCTCGATATCCAGCTCCCCGGCATCAGTGGCCTGGATGTCCTGGAGAAGATCAAGGAGCACGACGAGGAGATCATCGTGATCATGGTCACGGCCCACGGAGCGCTGGAGACGGCGGTTCATGCCATGCGGCTCGGGGCCTTCGACTATATCAACAAGCCCTTTAACCTGGACGAGATGGCCATCGTCATCCGCAAGGCCCTGGAAACCTCCGATCTCCGGCGGGAGGTCCAGCGGCTGCGGGGTGAGCAGGCGAAGAAGTTCGGTACGCCCGATATCATCGGAGCGAGCCGCCACATGAAGAACGTCCTCGACATGATGGAGAAGGTGGCCAAGAGCGACGCCTCCACTGTCCTCGTTCAGGGAGAGTCGGGGACCGGCAAGGAGCTGGTCGCCAAGTGGATCCACTATAAATCCGCCCGGGCCGAACGCCCCTTTGTCGCCATAAACTGCGCTGCTGTCCCGGCGACACTCCTCGAAAGCGAGCTCTTCGGTCATGAAAAAGGGGCCTTCACCGACGCCAAGGCGATGAAAAAGGGGCTTTTCGAGCTGGCCGACGGTGGCACGGTCTTTCTTGACGAGATCGGCGACATGGAGTTGGGGATGCAGGCGAAGCTCCTCCGCTTCCTGGAGGAACGGACCTTCCGCCGCATCGGCGGCACCAAGTCGTTTTCCGTCGATGTCCGGATCATCTCCGCCACCAACCGCGACCTCATCAAGGCGATCGAGGAAAAGAGCTTCCGCAACGATCTCTACTATCGCCTCCAGGTGATCCCCATCTATCTCCCCCCCCTGCGGGAGCGGCGGGAAGACATCCTCACCCTGACCAGCCATTTCATCGAGCTGTTCAACGCCGAGTTCAACAAGCATGTCACCGGCATCTCCAAGATGGCGGAGAAACTCTTGCTCGACTACACCTGGCCCGGCAATATCCGCGAATTGAAGAACGTCATCGAGCGCGCCATCATTCTCGGCAATGACGAGACGCTCCTCCTTGAGCACCTGCCGCTGGAAATCGTCGCCAAGGCCTCCTCCCAGTCCGTGGGGCTCACCACCTTCAAGCTTCCCCCCGAGGGGATAGACATTGAAGAGGTGGAAAAGGAGCTTATCCGCCAGGCCCTGGAGATCTCGGACTGGAACCAGTCCAAGGCGGCCAGGAAGCTTAATCTCGGCATTGACGCCTTCCGTTACCGGATGAAGAAATTCGGGTATTTGAAGTAG
- a CDS encoding Ig-like domain-containing protein: protein MLHRSPKRMVAVALFLACLVISLTTVTFAAPAPTIQIQNPMVEGIRSPLRIASDSLGGVYVSDSLAKGVLKYDVVGHLAQTIKTAAPPQGIAVASDGTLLVGQGTYVSMYSAAGQEIGKLGAGEGQFKMADGITVDDDGSIYVVDCLDNSVQIFNAAGSFVKKFGSFGTTPGKFSTPSGIAFEKVSRQVAVVDTRTGRIQFFDKTGAYVRTIGSFGTNPLRFTAPQGVSFEYSSGSTPVLKRMYVVDTFQSTVQAIDPAATPVFLSYIGTYGSGNGKLMVPSDVLFDQATGRLLVVNGFGNVSVYGVDGGGVSVAVDLIPPALTINPVVSPFMSPTLDLSGTVEAGARLTIATGGTTTVGAISFPTPTTWQTTLSGFAPGGTTITVTARDAANNATNQSVTVSYLQSGPMLTMEPLPTFTADTFQQLSGLVDPGSVVTVTNATTGASAKALVFGNTWSYRLPLAAGANSITVKAEKSMSAATTVSATTTLDAIPPALAVSALADGSYTSGQVQNIQVMVTDANLDVVTLNGQQIVPVNGSYSTAITLKPGPNVIMAAAVDLAGNVTTDIRTIIYDGTRPVVSFTTPAEGTYVTSDHVSVSGIVDETAVVTVAGLPARMDGTSWSADVPLVPGMNTIDVVAVDLAGNVGSVKRTVTYDTEAPALVVSAPSQDVVTNRPTFGFAGNVTDPSPVTLTAEVDGAPVAVTVTDGSFTLAVTFANEGSHAVTFTATDAAGNASRVTRTVIYDGTAPALTLDPVNTPYPSVLTGTVEAGAAVTVEDRNGSAGTVTVSGEKWNAALEVGGYDAASLAVRATDVAGNSTVRSLVVNVPDGDLNGDGAVTVHDVILALRMFTRQMVPTANQLAHGDIGPLYQGKAKPNGVVDLVDAILIMRKALGMPSW, encoded by the coding sequence ATGTTACACAGATCGCCTAAACGAATGGTGGCCGTTGCCCTCTTCCTGGCGTGTCTGGTTATTTCGCTGACAACGGTGACATTTGCCGCTCCAGCGCCAACCATTCAGATACAGAACCCAATGGTTGAGGGGATTCGCTCTCCACTTCGGATTGCATCGGATTCACTGGGTGGCGTGTATGTCTCCGATTCCCTTGCAAAGGGAGTCCTTAAATACGACGTAGTTGGCCATTTGGCGCAGACCATAAAAACTGCCGCGCCTCCCCAGGGGATTGCCGTCGCCTCCGACGGAACACTCCTCGTGGGGCAGGGAACCTACGTTTCAATGTATAGCGCCGCCGGCCAGGAGATTGGAAAACTCGGCGCCGGCGAGGGGCAGTTCAAAATGGCCGATGGCATCACGGTGGACGACGACGGCTCCATTTATGTGGTCGACTGCCTCGATAACAGTGTGCAAATCTTCAACGCCGCCGGCAGCTTCGTGAAAAAATTCGGATCATTCGGCACCACGCCGGGCAAGTTCTCCACCCCCAGCGGCATTGCTTTCGAAAAGGTTTCCCGGCAGGTGGCAGTTGTTGACACGCGAACCGGCCGAATCCAGTTTTTTGACAAAACCGGTGCCTATGTACGGACGATAGGGAGTTTCGGCACGAACCCCCTCCGCTTCACTGCCCCCCAAGGTGTCTCCTTCGAGTATTCCAGCGGCTCGACGCCGGTTCTCAAGCGCATGTACGTGGTCGATACCTTCCAGAGCACCGTGCAGGCCATCGACCCGGCGGCAACGCCGGTATTCCTTTCCTACATCGGTACCTACGGGAGCGGCAACGGCAAGCTGATGGTCCCCTCCGACGTCCTCTTCGATCAGGCCACCGGCCGGCTCCTGGTGGTGAACGGCTTCGGCAACGTGTCCGTGTACGGCGTCGATGGCGGTGGCGTTTCCGTTGCCGTTGACCTCATTCCGCCGGCCCTCACCATAAACCCGGTCGTCTCCCCCTTCATGTCCCCGACCCTCGATCTTTCGGGCACCGTGGAGGCGGGCGCCAGGCTGACCATTGCAACCGGCGGAACCACGACGGTCGGCGCCATCTCGTTCCCGACCCCCACCACCTGGCAGACGACGTTGAGCGGTTTTGCCCCCGGTGGCACGACCATTACGGTGACTGCCCGCGACGCGGCAAACAACGCCACTAACCAGTCCGTAACGGTGAGCTATCTGCAGTCGGGCCCCATGCTGACCATGGAACCCCTCCCCACCTTTACCGCCGATACGTTCCAGCAACTGTCCGGCCTGGTTGATCCGGGTTCGGTGGTTACCGTGACCAACGCCACAACGGGTGCCAGCGCCAAGGCCCTGGTATTCGGCAATACCTGGAGCTATCGGTTGCCCCTCGCTGCCGGCGCCAACAGCATCACCGTCAAGGCGGAAAAGTCCATGAGCGCCGCCACGACGGTGAGCGCCACGACAACCCTTGACGCAATCCCGCCGGCTCTTGCGGTATCGGCCCTGGCCGACGGCAGCTATACGAGCGGGCAGGTCCAGAACATCCAGGTGATGGTGACCGATGCCAACCTCGACGTTGTCACCCTCAACGGCCAGCAGATTGTCCCGGTGAACGGCTCTTACAGCACCGCCATTACCCTCAAGCCGGGCCCCAACGTCATCATGGCGGCTGCTGTTGACCTGGCCGGGAACGTGACAACCGACATCCGGACCATTATCTATGACGGAACCAGGCCGGTGGTCTCCTTCACCACTCCTGCCGAGGGGACCTATGTCACCTCCGACCATGTTTCCGTGAGCGGAATCGTCGATGAGACAGCCGTCGTCACGGTTGCCGGCTTGCCGGCCCGCATGGACGGCACCTCCTGGAGTGCAGACGTCCCCCTCGTCCCGGGAATGAATACCATCGACGTGGTTGCCGTTGACCTGGCCGGAAACGTCGGTTCCGTCAAACGGACGGTCACCTACGACACCGAAGCCCCGGCCCTGGTGGTCAGCGCCCCGAGCCAGGACGTTGTCACCAACCGGCCGACCTTTGGTTTTGCCGGCAACGTTACCGATCCGAGCCCCGTGACCCTCACCGCCGAGGTCGATGGCGCGCCCGTTGCTGTGACCGTGACCGACGGGTCCTTCACCCTTGCGGTAACCTTCGCCAACGAGGGGAGCCATGCCGTCACCTTTACCGCCACCGACGCCGCCGGCAACGCGAGTCGCGTGACGCGGACCGTAATCTATGACGGCACCGCGCCGGCCCTTACGCTTGACCCGGTCAATACTCCCTATCCGTCGGTGCTGACCGGCACGGTGGAAGCGGGTGCGGCGGTCACCGTGGAGGACCGCAACGGTTCCGCCGGCACGGTTACGGTCAGTGGCGAAAAGTGGAACGCAGCGCTGGAAGTGGGGGGCTACGATGCCGCTTCCCTGGCCGTACGCGCCACCGACGTTGCGGGCAACAGCACGGTCCGCAGTCTCGTGGTCAACGTACCCGACGGCGATCTGAACGGTGACGGCGCGGTAACGGTCCATGACGTGATTCTGGCGCTCAGAATGTTCACCCGGCAAATGGTGCCGACGGCCAACCAGTTGGCCCACGGCGACATCGGCCCGCTCTATCAAGGGAAGGCGAAGCCCAACGGCGTTGTCGACCTTGTGGACGCAATACTGATCATGAGAAAGGCCCTCGGCATGCCGAGCTGGTAG
- a CDS encoding cytochrome c3 family protein has translation MKKRFLATAVMAAIMAWGAIVNAGPGKIKNTVHNMSSVAPSGFVGTRHWYSTDTDEVCVFCHTPHNAKPAQPLWNKVNPTQAFNMYTSSTTLTSVAKKVTAPSPESLLCLSCHDGRTAINVLHNSSAGIDAGGGDKKLMIGGVYDDPTAPAGVTGIPMNIDTFTIPNTYRANLGRTEADRYAGTNLMDDHPISFSYTAAYNEKVGSGSSAINPIATPLSKGLRFFGSNNRMECSTCHDPHVDYGMDFDGNPTYSGGNTALRPFLVRDNTGSAMCLACHNK, from the coding sequence ATGAAGAAACGATTTCTGGCAACAGCGGTAATGGCGGCCATCATGGCCTGGGGAGCGATTGTGAACGCGGGACCTGGCAAGATAAAAAATACGGTTCACAATATGTCGAGCGTTGCGCCATCCGGGTTTGTAGGGACGAGGCACTGGTACAGCACCGACACTGATGAGGTCTGCGTTTTCTGCCACACGCCCCACAACGCCAAGCCGGCCCAACCCTTGTGGAACAAGGTGAATCCTACCCAGGCTTTCAATATGTACACCTCGTCAACCACTCTGACATCGGTGGCCAAGAAGGTAACAGCGCCGAGCCCCGAATCACTGTTGTGCCTGAGTTGTCATGACGGCCGCACGGCTATCAACGTTCTCCACAACAGCTCTGCCGGAATTGATGCTGGCGGTGGGGACAAAAAGCTGATGATTGGGGGGGTATATGATGATCCCACGGCCCCGGCGGGGGTTACCGGCATTCCGATGAATATAGACACTTTTACGATACCCAATACCTATAGGGCCAACCTCGGTAGGACTGAAGCTGACAGGTACGCCGGCACCAATCTCATGGACGACCATCCCATCTCCTTCTCCTATACCGCCGCCTATAACGAAAAGGTGGGCAGCGGATCAAGCGCCATTAATCCGATTGCCACTCCCTTGTCAAAGGGGCTGCGGTTTTTCGGTTCCAACAACCGCATGGAGTGTTCCACCTGCCACGATCCCCATGTGGATTACGGCATGGATTTCGATGGCAATCCGACCTATAGCGGCGGCAATACTGCATTAAGACCATTTCTCGTACGCGATAATACCGGCAGCGCCATGTGCCTGGCCTGCCACAACAAATAG
- a CDS encoding CxxxxCH/CxxCH domain c-type cytochrome, whose protein sequence is MYGMIMKASVVILLAIMVPVSASAIDFPHETGSGKGYTCYSCHTGHSTLGTTSTDAQNNICVTCHKAGDPYGQKKKFTMSDFANPFRTYTSSRPAILYQTSHNWVGKDNVPAAGALPPVDVRLSKSFLVGTIACARCHSIHNLYSSVQNTRPFLRTLNTNDSMCLDCHRPRSTTDHTLGTHPVTMNYADKAAARPDEFYATPQNSNPANPTSAMKMSRSGAVVCTTCHGVHYADSNSRTFDNASSARMGLLSTSRGFLLRTDLKGATVTDRNICTNCHKSANDSANTNARVKNHNGTKNQNVQCADCHGGHVDAADGTTPNVFLINRFMNISTQYGAVRNAKVLYQYTSAARKNYNKDSFGVCVACHPTLPPTISTHQTSTNAADCGSCHTHSQGFSANCTQCHGFPPQANVASGPSGYAKDGVRDYSTSGVSKDESATPHISHAGGGSYYSFACDDCHKGFGHNQGTFQDVFLSPTGTKAATNGATPAYSGTGSGTCSTTYCHSNGNGVYTSPTWANGKNTIMGLAPAARCGSCHSATPVTGAHNRHIAGGASGKSYGCANCHAATVSDNTTLLAAARANGGAHVNGVKDKQFSGAIGGQALSGTDCSTVYCHSNGKGAAPVVAPVWGNPASGQCGACHKATGATPMDTYGHTAHLTATYGPNLGTAVSACQKCHTYTDDLAATHVNGIVDVGATTCTTNCHKQSAAWTGGRVTCESCHTTPLSVINGLTAPSKPNFTSSGHGQAGANYDASRQCVNCHDNTSAHISTALGTYKRIAVNDNTLCSGCHNDSVKVPTATKRNVPTHATAKGTYTMDCKVCHDVHGTGNRGMVRTFITFGTLTSTITYATTADLVQLVPPYRGVCQTCHTATSHYKRGVDEGANHPTTNCLNCHSHKNTYAFKPRACNECHGYPPAPKGFVASQATYSSAKLENYSGGGGAHVKLGHLMANLRPTQGFTPCLACHNGGPAAHTGDDTIWTSGTTQSKKAPVTVKIDPTYKFNATKGQWYSQQAPDATGSCWNVSCHFQPTPRWSNDK, encoded by the coding sequence ATGTATGGAATGATAATGAAAGCCTCTGTAGTGATACTGCTGGCGATAATGGTCCCGGTTTCAGCGAGTGCCATCGATTTCCCCCATGAGACGGGCTCTGGCAAGGGGTATACCTGCTATTCCTGTCATACCGGCCACAGTACCCTCGGCACCACCAGTACCGATGCGCAGAATAACATATGCGTGACTTGCCACAAGGCGGGCGACCCCTATGGCCAGAAAAAGAAATTCACGATGTCGGATTTCGCCAACCCTTTCCGTACCTATACGAGCAGTCGACCAGCCATACTTTACCAGACATCCCACAACTGGGTTGGAAAGGACAATGTTCCTGCCGCAGGCGCCCTTCCTCCTGTCGATGTGCGCCTGAGCAAGTCGTTCCTGGTGGGGACCATTGCCTGCGCCCGCTGTCACAGTATCCACAACTTATATTCGTCAGTTCAGAACACTCGTCCCTTTCTGAGAACCCTCAATACAAACGACTCCATGTGCCTCGACTGCCACCGCCCCCGCAGCACCACTGACCATACCCTGGGTACCCACCCGGTCACCATGAACTACGCTGACAAGGCCGCGGCACGACCCGACGAGTTCTATGCCACGCCCCAGAACAGCAACCCGGCCAACCCCACGTCGGCCATGAAGATGTCCCGCAGCGGCGCGGTGGTCTGCACCACCTGTCACGGAGTCCACTATGCCGACTCCAACAGCCGGACCTTCGACAACGCCTCCAGCGCCCGGATGGGGCTCCTCTCCACCTCCCGCGGATTCCTGCTCCGGACCGACCTGAAGGGGGCCACGGTCACCGACCGGAACATCTGCACCAACTGCCACAAGTCCGCCAACGATTCGGCCAACACCAACGCCAGGGTCAAGAACCATAACGGCACCAAGAATCAAAACGTGCAGTGCGCCGACTGCCACGGCGGCCACGTGGATGCTGCCGACGGCACGACCCCCAACGTCTTCCTCATCAACCGCTTCATGAATATCTCGACCCAGTACGGCGCGGTCCGTAACGCCAAGGTCCTGTACCAGTACACCTCGGCCGCCCGGAAGAACTACAACAAGGATTCCTTCGGCGTCTGCGTGGCCTGCCACCCGACGCTCCCCCCCACCATCAGCACCCACCAGACGAGCACCAATGCCGCGGACTGCGGCTCGTGCCATACCCACTCCCAGGGGTTCTCGGCCAACTGCACCCAGTGCCACGGCTTCCCGCCCCAGGCCAACGTGGCGTCCGGTCCGTCGGGTTATGCGAAGGACGGCGTCCGCGACTACAGCACCTCGGGGGTCTCCAAGGATGAGTCGGCAACTCCGCACATCAGTCATGCCGGCGGCGGCTCCTATTACAGTTTCGCCTGCGACGACTGCCACAAGGGATTCGGACACAACCAGGGGACGTTCCAGGATGTCTTCCTCTCCCCGACCGGCACGAAAGCTGCGACCAACGGCGCCACCCCCGCATACAGCGGCACGGGGAGCGGCACCTGTTCAACCACCTACTGCCACTCCAACGGGAACGGCGTCTACACTTCGCCCACCTGGGCCAACGGCAAGAACACCATTATGGGGCTCGCGCCGGCGGCCCGCTGCGGCAGCTGCCACAGCGCCACTCCCGTCACCGGCGCCCATAACCGTCACATCGCCGGCGGCGCCAGCGGCAAGAGCTACGGCTGCGCGAACTGCCACGCCGCGACGGTGAGCGACAACACGACGCTCCTGGCCGCTGCCCGGGCCAACGGCGGCGCCCACGTGAACGGTGTGAAGGACAAGCAGTTCTCCGGGGCCATTGGAGGTCAAGCCCTCTCGGGGACTGACTGCTCCACGGTCTACTGCCACTCCAACGGCAAAGGTGCCGCGCCGGTCGTCGCCCCGGTCTGGGGCAACCCTGCGTCGGGCCAGTGCGGCGCATGCCACAAGGCAACCGGTGCGACTCCCATGGACACCTATGGCCATACGGCCCACCTGACAGCCACCTACGGGCCGAATCTCGGGACTGCGGTCTCCGCCTGTCAGAAATGCCATACCTACACCGACGATCTGGCGGCTACCCACGTGAACGGGATTGTTGACGTGGGGGCAACCACCTGCACCACCAACTGCCACAAGCAGAGCGCTGCCTGGACCGGCGGCCGCGTAACCTGCGAGAGTTGCCACACCACCCCGCTATCGGTCATCAACGGCTTGACCGCGCCGTCGAAACCGAATTTTACCTCCTCCGGCCACGGCCAGGCGGGTGCCAATTACGACGCAAGCCGCCAGTGCGTCAACTGCCACGACAACACCAGTGCCCATATCTCCACGGCACTCGGCACCTACAAGCGGATCGCCGTCAACGACAATACCCTCTGCTCCGGCTGCCACAACGACTCGGTCAAGGTGCCGACCGCAACCAAGCGCAATGTGCCGACCCACGCCACGGCCAAGGGTACCTACACCATGGACTGCAAGGTCTGCCACGACGTCCACGGCACCGGTAACCGGGGGATGGTCCGCACCTTCATCACCTTCGGCACCCTCACCTCCACCATAACCTATGCCACCACCGCCGATCTCGTGCAGCTTGTCCCGCCCTACCGCGGTGTCTGTCAGACCTGCCATACCGCCACGAGCCACTACAAGCGCGGCGTCGACGAGGGGGCGAACCACCCCACAACGAACTGCCTCAACTGCCACTCCCACAAGAACACCTATGCCTTCAAGCCGAGGGCCTGCAACGAGTGCCACGGCTATCCGCCGGCACCCAAGGGCTTCGTGGCGTCCCAGGCCACCTACTCGTCGGCCAAGCTCGAGAACTACTCGGGCGGTGGCGGCGCCCACGTGAAGCTGGGCCACCTCATGGCGAACCTCAGGCCGACCCAGGGCTTCACCCCGTGCCTCGCCTGCCACAATGGCGGACCGGCGGCCCACACGGGCGACGACACCATCTGGACCAGCGGCACCACCCAGTCGAAGAAGGCGCCGGTGACGGTGAAGATCGACCCGACCTACAAGTTCAACGCCACCAAGGGCCAGTGGTACTCGCAACAGGCGCCCGACGCCACCGGCAGCTGCTGGAACGTCAGCTGCCACTTCCAGCCGACACCACGCTGGTCCAACGACAAGTAG